The Bacteroidota bacterium genome segment GGCTTGTTTTCCCCATAATACCTTGCAGAGATGATGAATTCAGGAAGTTTTTTGCTAATAAGATATTGTTTGATAGTCTCTGACCGTTTTTCAGAAAGCTGAATATTGTAAATACTATCTGCCACATTATCAGTATGTCCTGTGATTGAAATTTTCCGTAAACGGATTTTCTGAAAGTAGTCAGAACCAGGAATTCGTTTAATAAAACTGTCGAGTGATTTTTGGTTTTGACTGTTTAATGCGTATTCGTTGGTTTCGAAATAGATTGTGAGTTCCATGCTTTTTTCCTGTGTCATTGCCTGAAAAACACTAATTGTAAATGATAATAAGAGGATCAAGTATTTCATTTTTTTTGAATTTAATTCTTATGCTCTAACTGCATTATGTCTTTAAGTTCCTAAACGTAATCTTGGATACTTGTTTTTGATTGTAAAACTTCAACCAGTGGATGTCTTTTTGATAATTCTCTGCCATTGGTTTTAAACTCCCAGGAGCAGTAGGGCCATCATGGACTAATACCACTTCGTATTGAGATTGACCATATGTTCGATACAGAATCAAGAGAAACTAAAATATTAAATAGTTTGATGATTATTCATTTTGACAAAGATAAACATAGCTATTGTATTAAAAGAAAGACTGAATAGGTCATAAATTAGCATTGAGTGACTAAATTTGTTTTACACTTATATCCATGATTCAAAAAACTCAAATAAAGCTATTTGATTCCAAAGAGAATAAGTTAATTTTTCTGATTCTCTTTTTGTCTATGCTAATTCGAATTGTTTGGCTACTCGTTTTCGATCCCGAAATAGCTAGTGACGCTAATTGGTATTTTGAGAAAGGAGGGATGATTGCTGATGGAAAAGGATATTTTTCAGAAGGACATAAAACTGCCTTTTATCCGATTGGCTATCCTGCCTTTTTATCTGCATTATTTTTTGTTTTTGGAAAAAGTGTTTTAGTAGCTCGTATTGCAAATATTATTTTATCGATTAGTAGCATTTGGTTGGTTTACAAACTGAGCAGAGTTTTTGTCAAAAATGCAGGTTTAAGGCTTGTCGTAGTATTTATTTTTGCTTTCTATCCCAATCATATAGCCTATACAACATTACTGTATAACGAAACTTTTTTCACTACTTTATTTTTAGCAGCATTGTATTTTCAGATTCGATTTATGAATAGGGGAAATGTGAAGTATTTAGTGCTGTCAGCAGTTTTATATGGCTTGGCAGTTCTTGTTCGTCCTGCTGTGTTATTTGTTCCAATCATCGTTTTTGCTGTTGCTTACTTTAAAAGACAAAAACATGGAATTAAAAGATATGATGTAAAGTGGATAAAGCATATTGGGTTTAGCTATTTGTTGATATTGCTATTACTATTGCCTTGGCAAATCAGGAATTACAAAGTATTCGATTCGTTTGTATTTATTTCAACTACAGCTGGTTTCGATTTACTGGTTGGCAACCATCCCGGAGCAAAGGGTAATTATGAACCTGATACTACCTATTTTAGTCAAATTGACCGTAGTGGAACAGAAGTCGATTATGATAAACGAACCAAGCTATTGGTTAAAGAGATTATCAAAAATAATCCGAAAGCGTTTTTCAAGCGCCTCCCACATAAATTATATTATTTTTTATGGCCGGGAATGGATGGCATTAGTTGGAATATGCAAACTGATTCAGTAACGGAGTTGTTGTTTTTAAAACGATTTCGTTTTTTGAGTAATGCATATTATTTGTTTTTGCTGATTTTACTATCTGCTTCAATTTTGTTCAGCATTTTGTATTGGCGAATGTCTTCGTACTGGTTTTGGCTAGTGCTCAGCCTTTCAGGATACTACATATTGGTTAGCCTAGCTTTTTTTGGGGAATCCCGATTTCACTTTCATTTAGTTCCACTGGCCATTTTGTTTTTAGCAGAAAGAATAGAAGTGATATTTACAAAAAGAAAAAGCATATAAAGTAATTTAGCAGTGAGGATAATCCTACTGCTAAATTATTATTAATCGTTTCTTAAAATTCTGGTTTTCTATTTCTTCCTGACCCACACGGTTGTGCGTCCTAACAATGAGATACCGACATATCCACGTATATCCATTTTATCATCAGTTGTCATGGTCATAATACAATTATAGGTTTTGCCATTGTCTGGGTCATAAATGGTTCCTCCTTTAAATACGCCATCTCCTTTATAATCAAATCCTTTTAAGATTAAAAGTCCAATAATAGGATCTTTTTGTTTGGCTTCATCCGGATTTTGATCATCAACTTTAGCGGTTCCATCATCTTCGTTTGGATTTTTTAACCAGGTAATTTTACCGTAGTATTTTCCATTTTTTGCTCTGTAAACTTTTACAGTACTTTTATCGTCTTCGGTATACCATTCGCCTCGTACTTTATCAGACTCTTTTGTGTCCTGTCCATTCGAGAACAAATACATAAAGGCAAATGCAAATAATAAAATTGCTTTTTTACTTTTCAGCATAGATTTGTTTTTTTGTGAATAAGATCAATTTTTCTTCCTCAATGATACGAAAAAAATAGAATATATAAAATTTTAAATGTATGAGAAAAGAAAAGCATCAGCAACTTATTTGGGAAGAAAGGTTTGTATGCTATTTAATAAATCATCTGGCTTAAAAGGTTTGGTAATGTAGTCGTTCATTCCAGCACTTAAGCATTTTTTTCGATCGCCTTCAATGGCTTTGGCTGTTACAGCAATAATTCCAATTTTAAAAGCGGCCTTACTGCTTACTTCATATTCTCTTATATTGATGGTTGCTTCAATGCCATCCATTTTGGGCATATCTATATCCATCAACACAACATCATATTTATTTTCTTTAAAAAATTTGACCGCATCAACACCATTCGCAGCAATATCATATTCATAACCTGCTCGTTGAACAACTATGCTTATTAATTTTTGATTGATTGGATCATCTTCAGCAATCAAAATTTTCATTTTGCCACTTTTTCTGTTTTTTGAGGGAGGATGTGTTATGTTTTTCTGATTGGAAGTTTCTTTATTTTCATTACCAAATTCTGCAATAAACCAGAAAGTTGATCCTTCTCCTAATTTACTGATAATTCCAACTTTTCCTTTCATTAAGGAAACCAGATTCTTAACAATGGATAAGCCAAGACCAGTGCCCTCGCTTTTCGATACACGACCACTTTCTGTTTGAAAAAATGGTTTGAATAAGCTGTTTTGTTCTTCTTCTGAAATCCCAACACCTGTATCAATAATGCTAAACTTGAGCTTAATTATTTTTTTGGTTTCTTCTGCCACTGAAACATCAATAGTAACATTTCCCTCATAAGTGAATTTTAGGGCATTATTTGTTAAGTTTAACAATATCTGTAGCAACCTATTGGGATCCCCACTAATCTGTCGGGGAACATTATGAGCAATACTGGTAAATAAGCCAACGCCCTTGTCCTGAGCTTTTAGAAGCAGCATGTTTGTGGTTTCATGAACCACATCTGTTGGATTGAACGGTCGGCTATCCAATAGAAGCTGTCCTGCTTCCACTTTTGAGAAATCGAGAATATCATTTATAATGGATAGTAAGCTATTAGCTGAAGTATAAATGATATTGATGTATTCTTTTTGTTTTGCATTTAATGGTGTGTCTTTCATGACCTCCGACATGCCAATAATGCCACTCATTGGTGTGCGAATTTCATGACTCATTGTAGCCAAAAACATGGATTTTGATTTGGTAGCATCTTCTGCTTCTTCTTTTGCCCGAATCAAATTGGTTTCCAGTCTCTTGCGCTCTGTAGTGTCACGAGTAATGCATAAAAACACTTCCTCATTCATATGAACAATCCGCGATTCAAAATCTTTTTGTTCCTTATTAATGCTAAGTTGAAATTCAATAAGCTCCAGCTCTTTAGATTTTTGAGCTTTTTTTAGAGCAGCTAAATATTGTTTGGCTACAGCAGCAGGAAAAATTTCCGCTAAATTTTTATTGGTAATATGTGTTTTCTCAGCAATAAAATTATTGGTATTATTTGCATGAGTCTCCAGAAATATACCAGCATCATTTAGCAAAAACATCATGTCGGGTATGGCCTGAAGCATAGCACGCGTTTTCTTTTCACTACGCATCAATTTCGAAAGAGCATCTTCCAGTAAGGTTTTTTGTGTACTTACTTCCTGATTTTTTTGACGTAATAAAGCATTGGTTTTTCGGTTATTTCGATAAAGATTGATAATAAAGAATACAATAACAAGTGAAATAACGACCAATGCAATTAGTAGAAGTGTTAAATACCTTTGCTTGGATAATTCCAAACTTTGGATCAGATTGTTTTTCTTTAAAATCTCATTTTCCTTTTCTGTTTCTTCTGTTTCGTATTTCAGTTTTAAATCGTGAATAGACCAGCTTGTTTCTTCATTCAGCACGCTATCTTTCATTTGAGCATATAGCGATTGATATTTATAAGCTTTTAGATTATTTTTTTGAGCAAAATACAATTCTGATAATCCTTTGTAATTTTCTGCAATTAGTTTCTTGACATTGCGTTTTTTAGAATATTCTAAACTTAAAAGAAAATACTTTTCAGCTTTTTGATATTTTTTTTGTGCAACAAAAATTTGCGCCAACTGAAATTGATTTTGCGCTAAAATTAAGTAGTTGTGATTATTTATTGCCAGGCTTGATGATTCATTTAAAAATGCAATTGCTTGTTTGTAGTCCTCTTGTTGAATGTAAATCTGAGCTTTATAATACAATAATTCTTCAACACTAATAGTAAGTGATTTATATTCTTCAATGGCTTCATCAATAGTGTTTAATCCCTTTTCCAGATCATTTTTATAAAAATAGGTTAATCCTATTTTTGATTTTACTTGTGCATAAAGTTCTGGACTTCTGTTTTTATCAATAATTTGCAATGCATTTTTGTAATAATTAAGTGCATCTTGATAATTCTCAATGGCCACCTGTATATCACCTATTTGTATCAGGCAAGCTGATTTTCCAATCAGGTCATTTAGACTGTCATAGGTTTGAAGGGAGGAATAAAAGTAGCTCAATGCACGACTGTAATCACTGAAGCTCATGTAGATTTTGCCCATATGAAACTCAGCAAACGCGATTCCAAACGCATAGTTTGATAGTTTTGATAAG includes the following:
- a CDS encoding DUF2147 domain-containing protein is translated as MLKSKKAILLFAFAFMYLFSNGQDTKESDKVRGEWYTEDDKSTVKVYRAKNGKYYGKITWLKNPNEDDGTAKVDDQNPDEAKQKDPIIGLLILKGFDYKGDGVFKGGTIYDPDNGKTYNCIMTMTTDDKMDIRGYVGISLLGRTTVWVRKK
- a CDS encoding response regulator, translated to MIKYLLYNVNYIIVGLLFSIPVLASSSSDSLEFQLESAKGKEKIDILNQIAIQYQFMDIEKSDSFAQLAYSLSESTNYPNGKALALINIGEFYLSMDSISESFQYFQRGLNLSKLSNYAFGIAFAEFHMGKIYMSFSDYSRALSYFYSSLQTYDSLNDLIGKSACLIQIGDIQVAIENYQDALNYYKNALQIIDKNRSPELYAQVKSKIGLTYFYKNDLEKGLNTIDEAIEEYKSLTISVEELLYYKAQIYIQQEDYKQAIAFLNESSSLAINNHNYLILAQNQFQLAQIFVAQKKYQKAEKYFLLSLEYSKKRNVKKLIAENYKGLSELYFAQKNNLKAYKYQSLYAQMKDSVLNEETSWSIHDLKLKYETEETEKENEILKKNNLIQSLELSKQRYLTLLLIALVVISLVIVFFIINLYRNNRKTNALLRQKNQEVSTQKTLLEDALSKLMRSEKKTRAMLQAIPDMMFLLNDAGIFLETHANNTNNFIAEKTHITNKNLAEIFPAAVAKQYLAALKKAQKSKELELIEFQLSINKEQKDFESRIVHMNEEVFLCITRDTTERKRLETNLIRAKEEAEDATKSKSMFLATMSHEIRTPMSGIIGMSEVMKDTPLNAKQKEYINIIYTSANSLLSIINDILDFSKVEAGQLLLDSRPFNPTDVVHETTNMLLLKAQDKGVGLFTSIAHNVPRQISGDPNRLLQILLNLTNNALKFTYEGNVTIDVSVAEETKKIIKLKFSIIDTGVGISEEEQNSLFKPFFQTESGRVSKSEGTGLGLSIVKNLVSLMKGKVGIISKLGEGSTFWFIAEFGNENKETSNQKNITHPPSKNRKSGKMKILIAEDDPINQKLISIVVQRAGYEYDIAANGVDAVKFFKENKYDVVLMDIDMPKMDGIEATINIREYEVSSKAAFKIGIIAVTAKAIEGDRKKCLSAGMNDYITKPFKPDDLLNSIQTFLPK